One window from the genome of Buchnera aphidicola str. Ua (Uroleucon ambrosiae) encodes:
- the lysS gene encoding lysine--tRNA ligase: MSNIIKNNQNNIFINEIIERKNKLLNMKTQGFIFPDYFKRNTNLKQIHKKYQKKDINELKILDINLSIAGRMIQRRIMGKASFCTLQNIEGKIQIYVNETKISSNFYHTHFKKWDIGDILGVTGVLFKTRTGELSIYCNKIKILAKSLKPLPNKFHGLSNQEIRYRKRYLDLISNNTLYKIFKCRSNIIMAIRNFMIENDFLEVETPMLQSIPGGANARPFITYHNEINAEMYLRIAPELYLKKLIIGGFERIFELNRNFRNEGVSSRHNPEFTMMEAYIAYSNYEDMMQLTENMLKNITTLIFKKNKIIFHKYEFDFKQPFHRLTMKNAILQFNTQITLSDLKDLKKIKLFAESIGIKIEKKWEIGHIENEIFEKTVEKKLIQPTFITHYPIEVSPLARRNDIDQNIADRFELFIAGHEIANGFSELNDAEDQQNRFLKQIEQSNRKENQDIFYDQDYIEALKYGLPPTAGLGIGIDRLIMILTNQMSIRDVILFPTLRSLKK, from the coding sequence ATGTCAAATATTATAAAAAATAATCAAAACAATATTTTTATTAATGAAATCATAGAAAGAAAAAATAAATTGTTGAATATGAAGACACAAGGTTTTATCTTTCCAGATTATTTTAAAAGAAATACTAATTTAAAACAAATACATAAAAAATATCAAAAAAAAGATATAAATGAATTAAAAATATTAGATATTAATTTATCTATTGCTGGTCGTATGATACAAAGACGTATTATGGGAAAAGCTTCTTTTTGTACATTACAAAATATAGAAGGAAAAATACAAATATATGTTAATGAAACAAAAATATCATCTAATTTTTATCATACTCATTTTAAAAAATGGGATATAGGAGATATTTTAGGGGTAACAGGTGTTTTGTTTAAAACAAGGACCGGAGAATTATCTATTTATTGCAATAAAATTAAAATTCTTGCTAAATCTTTAAAACCATTACCAAATAAATTTCATGGTCTATCTAATCAAGAAATACGTTATCGAAAAAGATATCTAGATTTAATTAGCAACAATACATTATATAAAATTTTTAAATGTCGTTCTAATATAATTATGGCAATTCGAAATTTTATGATAGAAAACGATTTTTTAGAAGTCGAAACTCCAATGTTACAAAGTATTCCTGGAGGAGCCAATGCTCGTCCATTTATTACTTATCATAATGAAATTAATGCTGAAATGTACTTAAGAATAGCTCCTGAATTATATTTAAAAAAGTTAATTATTGGTGGTTTCGAACGTATTTTTGAACTCAATAGAAATTTTAGAAATGAAGGAGTCTCTTCCCGTCATAATCCAGAATTTACAATGATGGAAGCTTATATTGCATATTCTAATTATGAAGATATGATGCAATTAACTGAAAATATGTTAAAAAATATTACAACATTAATTTTTAAAAAAAACAAAATTATTTTTCATAAATATGAGTTTGATTTCAAACAACCATTTCACAGATTAACTATGAAAAATGCTATTCTTCAATTTAATACACAAATTACCTTATCTGACTTGAAAGATTTAAAAAAAATAAAATTATTTGCAGAATCAATAGGTATAAAAATAGAAAAAAAATGGGAAATTGGTCACATAGAAAATGAAATTTTTGAAAAAACAGTAGAAAAAAAATTAATTCAACCAACTTTTATCACTCACTATCCAATAGAAGTCTCTCCTCTAGCACGACGTAATGATATTGATCAAAATATTGCTGATAGATTTGAATTATTTATTGCTGGTCATGAAATAGCTAATGGATTTTCAGAGCTAAATGATGCAGAAGATCAACAAAATAGATTCTTAAAGCAAATTGAACAATCAAATAGAAAAGAAAATCAAGATATATTTTATGATCAAGATTATATAGAAGCATTAAAATATGGTTTACCACCAACAGCAGGTTTAGGAATTGGAATTGATCGTTTAATTATGATTTTAACTAATCAAATGAGTATTCGTGATGTGATTTTATTTCCAACTCTTCGTTCTTTAAAGAAATAA
- the lysA gene encoding diaminopimelate decarboxylase, whose product MPQLLNDNNINTIRNLIKKYQSPFWLYDADIIYKKIKLLKKFDVIRFAQKSCSNINILRLMKNKNVKVDAVSLGEIERALISGFKSHTNEIIFTADILDEETLSKVVNHKIPVNAGSLDMLIQLGKVSPGHHIWLRINPGFGYGHSKKTNTGGENSKHGIWEPKLALPIIKRYKLKLIGLHMHIGSGVNYVHLEKVCQAMIKHVIQLNQKISSISAGGGLSIPYKFNEKPIDIEKYFLSWNIARKIISKFLGKKIQLEIEPGRFLVAESGFLITRVWATKKTKNKYFVLVDVGFNDLMRPTMYGSYHHISVISGDNRTIDSKEMIDTVVAGPLCESGDIFTQQEGGIIQTRKLPNIKTGDYLIFHDTGAYGASMSSNYNTRPLIQEILLYNNNSMIIRRRQTIQELLNLEKLF is encoded by the coding sequence ATGCCACAACTTTTAAATGATAATAATATCAATACAATTCGTAATTTAATAAAAAAATATCAATCTCCATTTTGGCTGTATGATGCAGATATTATATATAAAAAAATTAAATTATTAAAAAAATTTGACGTAATTAGATTTGCACAAAAGTCTTGTTCAAATATCAATATATTACGTTTAATGAAAAATAAAAATGTAAAAGTAGATGCTGTTTCATTAGGTGAAATTGAAAGAGCTTTAATATCTGGATTTAAATCACATACAAATGAAATTATTTTTACTGCAGATATTTTAGATGAAGAAACTTTATCTAAGGTAGTTAATCATAAAATTCCAGTAAATGCTGGATCTTTAGACATGTTAATACAATTAGGAAAAGTTTCTCCAGGTCATCATATTTGGTTAAGAATTAATCCAGGTTTTGGATATGGACATAGTAAAAAAACTAATACTGGAGGAGAAAATAGTAAACATGGTATTTGGGAACCTAAACTTGCATTACCTATTATAAAACGATATAAATTAAAATTAATCGGCTTACATATGCATATCGGATCAGGTGTTAATTATGTACATTTAGAAAAAGTTTGTCAAGCTATGATAAAACATGTTATACAATTAAATCAAAAAATATCATCGATTTCTGCTGGTGGAGGACTATCTATACCTTATAAATTCAATGAAAAACCTATTGATATAGAAAAATATTTTTTATCTTGGAATATTGCAAGAAAAATAATCTCTAAATTTTTAGGAAAAAAAATTCAGTTAGAAATTGAACCAGGAAGATTTTTAGTTGCTGAATCTGGATTTTTAATTACAAGAGTATGGGCTACCAAAAAAACAAAGAATAAATATTTTGTTTTAGTAGATGTTGGATTTAATGATTTAATGAGACCGACTATGTATGGTAGTTATCATCATATATCAGTTATATCTGGTGATAATAGAACAATTGATTCAAAAGAAATGATTGACACTGTTGTTGCAGGACCATTGTGTGAATCAGGAGATATTTTTACACAACAAGAAGGAGGTATTATTCAAACAAGAAAATTGCCTAATATTAAAACAGGAGATTATTTAATTTTTCATGATACAGGTGCATATGGTGCTTCTATGTCTTCTAATTATAACACAAGACCATTAATACAAGAAATATTACTATATAATAATAATTCTATGATTATTAGAAGACGCCAAACAATTCAAGAACTATTAAATTTAGAAAAATTATTTTAA
- the typA gene encoding translational GTPase TypA translates to MHQNIRNIAIIAHVDHGKTTLLDQLLQQSGTFQKHEEKLERIMDSNDLEKERGITILSKNTSIKWKNYKINIVDTPGHADFGGEVERVMSMVDSVLLVVDALDGPMPQTQFVTKKAFKYGLNPIVVINKIDRINSRPNWVVDQIFDLFVNLDANDKQLDFPIIYTSAILGSSGKNYLNMQNNMIPLYEAIIQYVPAPDVNPEKKFQMQISQLDYNNYLGVIGVGRIKQGCIKPNDSVAIINNLGNIRNGKVHKVLNYFGLKRIEINEGYAGDIVALTGLDKLNISDTICHPENLQALPKLNIDKPTVNILFLVNTSPFAGKEGKFITSRKILERLKKETIHNVALKIKETKDANIFSVSGRGELHLSILIENMRREGFEFQVSRPKIIVREINGCQKEPYENVTLDIDEKHQGSIMKFIGTRKGELKNMIIDSKKRVRLEYILSSRALIGFRSEFLSMTSGTGLYSSSFSHYDIIHNSNIGQRKNGVLISNSTGTAVGFALFNLQERGKLFIGHGTQIYEGQIIGLHNRSNDLTVNCLTGKKLTNMRASGTDEAIVLTTAINLTLEESLGFINDDELIEVTPKSIRLRKFYLKESERKKANRNKNISAK, encoded by the coding sequence ATGCATCAAAATATAAGAAATATTGCCATCATAGCACATGTTGATCATGGAAAAACTACATTATTGGATCAATTGTTACAGCAATCAGGAACATTTCAAAAACATGAAGAAAAACTTGAAAGAATTATGGATTCTAATGATTTAGAAAAAGAGCGAGGTATCACTATTTTATCTAAAAATACTTCTATCAAATGGAAAAATTATAAAATCAATATTGTTGATACTCCTGGACATGCTGATTTTGGTGGAGAAGTAGAACGTGTTATGTCTATGGTAGATTCAGTTCTTTTAGTAGTAGATGCATTAGATGGACCAATGCCACAAACACAATTTGTAACTAAAAAAGCATTTAAATATGGATTAAATCCAATAGTTGTAATTAATAAAATTGATAGAATAAACTCACGTCCTAATTGGGTCGTAGATCAAATATTTGATTTATTTGTTAATCTAGATGCTAATGATAAACAATTAGATTTTCCTATTATTTATACCTCTGCTATTCTTGGTAGTTCAGGAAAAAATTATCTAAATATGCAAAATAATATGATTCCATTATATGAAGCAATTATTCAATATGTTCCAGCACCTGATGTTAACCCTGAAAAAAAATTTCAAATGCAAATTTCACAACTTGATTATAATAATTATTTAGGAGTTATAGGAGTAGGTCGTATTAAACAAGGTTGTATTAAACCAAATGATTCAGTAGCTATTATTAACAATTTAGGAAATATTCGTAATGGAAAAGTTCATAAAGTATTAAACTATTTTGGTTTAAAAAGAATAGAAATAAATGAAGGATATGCAGGAGATATCGTTGCTCTTACAGGATTAGATAAATTAAACATTTCTGATACTATTTGTCATCCAGAAAATCTACAAGCATTACCAAAATTAAATATTGATAAACCTACTGTTAATATATTATTTTTAGTTAACACTTCTCCATTTGCAGGAAAAGAAGGAAAATTTATTACATCTCGTAAAATTTTAGAACGATTAAAAAAAGAAACTATACATAATGTAGCTTTAAAAATTAAAGAAACAAAAGATGCAAATATTTTTTCTGTTTCTGGACGTGGTGAATTACATTTATCTATATTAATAGAAAATATGCGTCGTGAAGGATTTGAATTTCAAGTTTCACGTCCAAAAATAATTGTTCGTGAAATAAATGGATGTCAAAAAGAACCATATGAAAATGTCACATTAGATATTGATGAAAAACATCAAGGTAGTATTATGAAATTCATCGGAACAAGAAAAGGTGAATTAAAAAATATGATTATAGATTCAAAAAAAAGAGTACGTCTTGAATATATATTATCTAGCAGAGCCTTAATTGGATTTAGATCAGAATTTTTAAGTATGACTTCTGGAACAGGACTATATTCTTCATCTTTTAGTCACTACGATATTATTCATAATAGTAATATTGGACAAAGAAAAAATGGAGTTTTAATATCTAATAGTACAGGTACAGCAGTAGGTTTTGCTTTATTTAATTTACAAGAACGTGGAAAATTATTTATAGGACATGGTACGCAAATATATGAAGGACAAATAATAGGATTACATAATCGTTCTAATGACTTAACAGTAAATTGTTTAACTGGAAAAAAATTAACTAATATGCGAGCATCTGGAACAGATGAAGCAATAGTGTTAACAACAGCTATTAATTTAACATTAGAAGAATCTTTAGGATTTATTAATGATGATGAACTTATAGAAGTCACACCTAAATCTATCAGATTACGTAAATTTTATTTAAAAGAAAGTGAAAGAAAAAAAGCCAATCGAAATAAAAATATTAGTGCTAAATAA
- a CDS encoding 5'-3' exonuclease has protein sequence MNQNKNNPVIIIDGSLYLYSSYYTFRHFENHLGEPYGAIYGMLNIINKILKKYEYSKKFIIIFDSSKKTFRKKLFKEYKNNRPPMPASLYIQIDPLLKILNKIGIKTLNIPGIEADDIIGSIASIFEEKGEKILIISHDKDMLQLVTKNIFIFNKQKNSIITPENIKDKYGIKPKAFIDLLALVGDVSDNIPGIPKIGIKTALSLLNKFSNLHEIYKNIEKIPLLPLRNAKNITLQLKKYKETAFLSYKLAKIKIDIPIDITLKDITLEQYSSKNIFKIFRQYIFHKKE, from the coding sequence ATGAATCAAAATAAAAATAATCCAGTTATTATAATAGATGGTAGTTTATACTTATATTCATCTTATTACACATTTCGTCATTTTGAAAATCATTTAGGTGAACCATATGGTGCAATATATGGAATGTTAAACATAATCAACAAAATTCTAAAAAAATATGAATATTCAAAGAAATTTATTATTATTTTTGATTCCTCAAAAAAAACATTCAGAAAAAAATTATTTAAAGAATATAAAAATAATAGACCTCCTATGCCTGCATCACTATATATTCAGATTGATCCACTTTTGAAAATACTTAACAAAATTGGTATTAAAACATTAAATATTCCAGGAATCGAAGCTGATGATATTATAGGTAGTATTGCATCAATCTTTGAAGAAAAAGGTGAAAAAATATTAATTATTAGTCATGATAAAGATATGCTACAATTAGTCACAAAAAATATTTTTATTTTTAATAAACAAAAAAACTCTATTATTACACCAGAAAATATCAAAGATAAATATGGTATTAAACCTAAAGCATTTATTGATTTATTAGCTTTAGTAGGTGATGTATCTGATAATATTCCAGGTATTCCTAAAATTGGAATTAAAACTGCATTATCGTTGCTAAATAAATTTTCTAATCTTCATGAAATTTATAAAAATATAGAAAAAATACCACTGTTGCCATTACGAAACGCAAAAAACATCACACTTCAATTAAAAAAATATAAAGAAACAGCTTTTCTTTCATATAAATTAGCGAAAATTAAAATAGATATTCCTATTGATATTACTTTAAAAGATATCACATTAGAACAATATTCTTCTAAAAATATATTTAAAATATTCAGACAATACATCTTTCACAAGAAAGAATGA
- the lgt gene encoding prolipoprotein diacylglyceryl transferase — MYILFPKLNPIIFSVGCVSAHWYGFMYLISFLFSMWYAKKYSKKNKIKLSEKQIEILLYSIFLGSCIGGRIGYILFYNFTYFSKNILHIFYTWEGGMSFHGGLIGAIITMLYFSVKYKKNIFEISDFIVPLVPFGLGAGRLGNFINGELWGRVSPNFKYSMIFPNSKYQDIEIAKMNPDLKILLDQYGSLPRHPSQLYEFFLEGIVLFFIIHFFSKKNQSIGSISGLFLIFYGIFRIFVEFFREPDPQIGLFQNIITMGQILSFPMIIFGFIIIFQSFSYKK, encoded by the coding sequence ATGTATATACTTTTCCCAAAATTGAATCCTATTATTTTTTCTGTTGGATGTGTATCTGCTCATTGGTACGGTTTTATGTATCTCATTAGTTTTTTATTTTCAATGTGGTATGCAAAAAAATATAGCAAAAAGAATAAAATAAAATTATCTGAAAAACAAATAGAAATATTATTATATTCTATTTTTTTAGGATCTTGTATTGGAGGAAGAATAGGATATATACTTTTCTATAATTTTACATATTTCTCTAAAAATATACTACATATATTTTATACATGGGAAGGAGGAATGTCATTTCATGGAGGTTTAATAGGTGCTATAATTACAATGTTATATTTTTCTGTAAAATATAAAAAAAACATATTTGAAATTTCTGACTTCATAGTCCCATTAGTACCATTTGGTTTAGGTGCTGGGAGATTAGGAAATTTTATTAATGGTGAACTTTGGGGTCGTGTATCACCAAATTTTAAATATTCAATGATTTTTCCTAACTCTAAATACCAAGATATAGAAATAGCTAAGATGAATCCTGATTTAAAAATACTTTTAGATCAATATGGATCATTACCTCGCCATCCTTCTCAATTATATGAATTTTTTTTAGAAGGTATAGTATTATTTTTTATAATACATTTTTTTTCTAAAAAAAATCAATCAATAGGAAGTATCAGTGGTTTATTTTTAATTTTTTATGGAATATTTAGAATATTTGTAGAATTCTTTAGAGAACCAGATCCTCAAATAGGATTATTTCAAAATATAATTACTATGGGGCAAATATTATCATTTCCGATGATTATTTTTGGATTTATCATTATTTTTCAATCTTTTTCTTATAAAAAATAA
- the prfB gene encoding peptide chain release factor 2 (programmed frameshift) translates to MIEIKIFNNQIKNFEQRIKNLKRYLDYTKKKLRLLEIDVELLSPKTWEDKESIKKLNKEKYFLNSIIKKINKIEENIKEIIIFFELAIETKDNIILKDIIIETQEIEKKINQLEFYRMFSKKHDNCDCYIDIQSGSGGIEAQDWAYMLLRMYLKWADKKKFKTEIIHESIGETVGIKSSTVKVCGDYAFGWLRTETGIHRLIRKSPFDSGKRRHTSFSSIFIYPDIKNNIEITIKSSDLRIDVYRASGAGGQHVNRTESAVRITHLPTNIVTQCQNNRSQHKNKEHAIKQMKLKLYEMQIQKKQQEKQKIEQNKSDITWGNQIRSYILDNSKIKDLRTNIEKTDVQSVLDGDLDDFIEQSLIIGL, encoded by the exons ATGATAGAAATAAAAATCTTCAATAACCAAATTAAAAATTTTGAGCAACGTATCAAAAATCTTAAGAGGTATCTT GACTATACCAAAAAAAAATTACGTCTTTTAGAAATTGATGTAGAATTATTATCGCCTAAAACATGGGAAGATAAAGAATCTATCAAAAAATTAAATAAAGAAAAATATTTTTTAAATTCTATAATTAAAAAAATTAATAAAATAGAAGAAAATATAAAGGAAATAATTATTTTTTTTGAATTAGCAATAGAAACAAAAGACAATATAATATTAAAAGATATTATTATAGAAACTCAAGAAATAGAAAAAAAAATAAATCAACTAGAATTTTATCGTATGTTTTCAAAAAAACATGATAATTGTGATTGCTATATTGATATACAATCTGGTTCAGGAGGAATAGAAGCACAAGATTGGGCATATATGTTACTAAGAATGTATTTAAAATGGGCTGACAAAAAAAAATTTAAAACAGAAATTATTCATGAATCTATTGGGGAAACAGTTGGAATTAAATCATCTACTGTTAAAGTTTGCGGAGATTATGCTTTTGGTTGGTTAAGAACAGAAACAGGAATACATCGTTTAATTAGAAAAAGTCCTTTTGATTCAGGAAAACGAAGACACACTTCTTTTAGTTCAATTTTTATATATCCAGATATAAAGAACAATATTGAGATAACTATTAAATCTTCTGATCTAAGAATTGATGTATATAGAGCATCTGGAGCAGGAGGTCAACATGTAAACCGCACAGAATCGGCTGTTCGTATTACTCATTTACCTACAAATATTGTCACTCAATGTCAAAATAATCGTTCTCAGCATAAAAATAAAGAACATGCGATTAAACAAATGAAATTAAAATTATATGAAATGCAAATACAAAAAAAACAACAAGAAAAACAAAAAATAGAACAAAATAAATCTGACATTACTTGGGGAAATCAAATAAGATCATATATATTAGATAATTCAAAAATCAAAGATCTTCGTACTAATATAGAAAAAACAGATGTTCAATCAGTTTTAGATGGTGATTTAGACGATTTTATTGAACAAAGCTTAATTATTGGATTATAA
- the ygfZ gene encoding tRNA-modifying protein YgfZ, whose product MSSFILLQDIVYPSNQLSLTMIDLKEWSLMYICGSDSKKYLQNQLTIDMNILSDTDHTLCAHCNFNGKVWSTMRLFRYQDGYAYIQRKSISTIQIKEMKKYSIFSKIEFHELKNIVLIGLAGLNIRLFLLKFFITIPSKNCPVIHENNKTLLWYSKPSERFLLIISKSDFEQFKKKINQNIYLNNSKQWLLLEIESGFPVIDKMCENKFTPQAINLDILKAISFNKGCYYGQEIISRIFFKNSNKYHLFFLIGIGNLSFKIGTIIETKINNKWFKIGFLLSVVHVKYKEIYIQVVLHKSVDINNMFRVRGFKNIFLKKN is encoded by the coding sequence ATGTCATCATTTATATTATTACAAGATATTGTTTACCCTTCAAATCAATTATCATTGACAATGATAGATTTAAAAGAATGGTCTTTAATGTATATATGTGGATCTGATAGTAAGAAATATCTTCAAAATCAATTAACTATTGATATGAATATATTATCTGATACTGATCACACGCTGTGTGCACATTGTAATTTTAATGGTAAAGTATGGAGTACTATGCGTTTATTTCGTTATCAAGATGGTTATGCATATATACAACGTAAAAGTATTTCTACAATACAGATAAAAGAGATGAAAAAATATTCTATTTTTTCTAAAATAGAGTTTCATGAATTAAAAAATATTGTGCTAATAGGATTAGCAGGATTAAATATAAGATTATTTTTATTAAAATTTTTTATTACAATACCCAGTAAAAATTGTCCAGTCATACATGAAAATAATAAAACATTATTATGGTATTCTAAACCATCAGAACGATTTTTGTTAATTATATCTAAATCAGATTTTGAACAATTTAAAAAAAAAATTAATCAAAATATTTATTTAAATAATAGTAAACAATGGTTATTATTAGAAATTGAATCAGGTTTTCCTGTTATTGATAAGATGTGTGAAAATAAGTTTACACCACAAGCGATTAATTTAGATATTTTAAAAGCTATAAGCTTTAATAAAGGATGCTACTATGGACAAGAAATAATATCACGAATATTTTTTAAAAATTCAAATAAATATCATTTATTTTTTTTAATTGGTATTGGCAATCTTTCTTTTAAAATAGGCACAATTATTGAAACAAAAATAAATAATAAATGGTTTAAAATTGGTTTTTTATTATCAGTAGTACATGTTAAATATAAAGAAATTTATATACAAGTTGTGTTACATAAATCTGTTGATATTAATAATATGTTTAGAGTACGTGGATTCAAAAATATTTTTCTTAAAAAAAATTAG
- a CDS encoding DsbA family protein, whose product MKKMFIILLSIILSFNAVAYEFKNGREYTQTKKIIHNIPNIIEFFSFFCPYCYEFEKIHHIQYLTKNNFKKNISFQKYHVNFLGGKLSPILTKSWIIAQQMGIEKKIILPIFQGIQDTHTIHNINDIKKIFKNKAGINENQFNNFWNSLTLKILIKKINQDIKKSHLDHIPMILINGKYIIDYDKLEKIFHKNFSKKYIELINFLIQKK is encoded by the coding sequence ATGAAAAAAATGTTTATTATATTATTAAGTATTATTTTATCTTTTAATGCTGTCGCTTATGAATTTAAAAACGGAAGAGAATATACTCAAACTAAGAAAATAATACACAATATACCTAATATTATAGAATTTTTTTCTTTTTTTTGTCCATATTGTTATGAATTTGAAAAAATACATCATATACAATATTTAACAAAAAATAATTTTAAAAAAAATATCTCTTTTCAAAAATATCATGTAAATTTTTTAGGAGGAAAATTAAGTCCAATATTAACTAAATCTTGGATTATAGCTCAACAAATGGGAATTGAAAAAAAAATTATTTTACCTATTTTCCAAGGTATTCAAGACACCCATACAATTCATAATATTAATGATATAAAAAAAATATTTAAAAACAAAGCAGGTATTAATGAAAATCAATTTAATAATTTCTGGAATAGTTTAACACTGAAAATATTAATCAAAAAAATCAATCAAGATATCAAAAAATCTCATTTAGATCATATACCTATGATACTTATTAATGGAAAATATATTATTGATTACGATAAATTAGAAAAAATATTTCATAAAAATTTTTCTAAAAAATATATTGAATTAATTAACTTTCTAATTCAAAAAAAATAA
- the yihA gene encoding ribosome biogenesis GTP-binding protein YihA/YsxC, with product MSSLDYNKTFFLKSYSKMTDIDIKDGVEIAFVGYSNSGKSSVINALTNQKKLARFSKIPGRTQLINFFEVCSDFRIVDLPGYGYAKAPIFLKIKWQKIIYHYLKIRDEIKVFVLIMDIRYPLKKLDQNIINIAIKKQVFVLILLNKCDKLKKIQCQKQLKIVNEELKLFLHDFKIILFSSYKKIGIQKCKSILNNFYNIHNI from the coding sequence TTGAGCTCATTAGACTATAATAAAACATTTTTTTTAAAAAGTTATTCTAAAATGACTGATATAGATATTAAAGATGGTGTTGAGATCGCATTTGTTGGTTACTCTAATTCAGGTAAATCTAGTGTTATTAATGCATTAACTAATCAAAAAAAATTAGCACGTTTTAGTAAAATTCCTGGAAGAACACAATTAATTAATTTTTTTGAGGTATGTTCAGATTTTAGGATAGTAGATTTACCTGGATACGGTTATGCGAAAGCGCCTATATTCCTTAAAATAAAATGGCAAAAAATAATATATCATTATCTAAAAATAAGAGATGAAATAAAAGTCTTTGTTTTAATCATGGATATTAGATATCCACTTAAAAAACTTGATCAAAATATTATTAATATTGCTATAAAAAAACAAGTTTTTGTATTAATTTTATTAAATAAATGTGATAAATTAAAAAAAATTCAATGTCAAAAACAGTTAAAAATAGTCAATGAAGAGTTGAAATTATTTTTGCATGATTTTAAAATCATATTATTTTCATCTTATAAAAAAATTGGTATTCAGAAATGTAAATCAATTTTAAATAATTTTTATAATATTCATAATATTTAA
- the gmk gene encoding guanylate kinase produces the protein MSQGILFIVSAPSGTGKSSLIQELLNSKNSYDIQVSISHTTRIIRPGELNGKHYYFISKQEFQIMIQKESFLEYAKVFSHYYGTSRESIEKMLCSGIDVFLDIDWQGAKQIKNKIPESKSIFLLPPSKDVLYNRLKKRGQDSEIVIANRMAKAVDEMQHYLDYDYLIINDDFKTAINDLKTIITAEHLCLLPQKNKYRVLISNLLKR, from the coding sequence ATGTCTCAAGGTATTCTTTTTATTGTTTCTGCTCCTAGTGGAACAGGAAAATCAAGTTTAATTCAAGAATTGTTAAATTCAAAAAATTCATATGATATTCAAGTGTCAATTTCTCATACTACTCGAATTATACGACCTGGTGAATTAAATGGAAAACATTATTATTTTATATCCAAACAAGAATTTCAAATTATGATTCAAAAAGAATCTTTTTTAGAGTATGCAAAAGTATTTAGTCATTATTATGGTACTTCTCGTGAATCTATTGAAAAAATGTTATGTTCTGGGATTGATGTTTTTCTTGATATTGATTGGCAAGGAGCTAAGCAAATTAAAAATAAAATACCGGAATCAAAAAGTATTTTTTTATTACCACCATCTAAAGATGTTTTGTATAATAGATTGAAAAAAAGAGGTCAAGATAGTGAGATAGTAATTGCAAATAGAATGGCAAAAGCAGTTGATGAAATGCAACATTATTTAGATTACGATTATTTAATTATTAATGATGATTTTAAAACAGCTATAAATGATTTAAAAACTATTATTACTGCTGAACATTTATGTTTATTACCGCAAAAAAATAAATACCGTGTATTAATTTCTAATTTATTAAAACGTTAA